One window of the Rhipicephalus sanguineus isolate Rsan-2018 chromosome 2, BIME_Rsan_1.4, whole genome shotgun sequence genome contains the following:
- the LOC119382513 gene encoding uncharacterized protein LOC119382513 isoform X1 has product MDDCFDRLMFKNRPGIQTASSIFFTVNSILVMVFLFSVLMAEDAAVQLKLSSIDSNPAEIQFAGSLVVSSFYISSLMDLYLIIGIEDNSRVPMLAYMWWSSFTTMAHALALIAIAIWKSNKENVALIGPFVGTAGLFVLLKAYFTRKVYRYSMLVLNPDFVAAEVAEMSAAAAAAERLSQPPPTFAPHRDSAEYVQLNKFG; this is encoded by the exons ATGGACGACTGCTTTGACCGCCTAATGTTCAAGAACAGGCCCGGCATACAGACTGCGAGCAGCATTTTTTTC ACCGTGAACAGCATTCTGGTGATGGTGTTCCTCTTCAGCGTCCTGATGGCCGAGGACGCCGCCGTTCAGCTCAAGCTCAGCTCGATCGACAGCAATCCTGCAG AGATACAGTTCGCCGGTTCGCTGGTGGTGTCCTCATTCTACATCAGCAGCCTCATGGATTTATACCTTATCATCGGCATTGAAGAT AACTCGCGCGTCCCAATGTTGGCATACATGTGGTGGTCTTCGTTCACAACCATGGCACACGCCCTGGCTCTGATCGCCATCGCCATCTGGAAGAGCAACAAGGAGAAC GTGGCGCTAATCGGACCATTCGTCGGCACTGCTGGTTTATTCGTTTTATTGAAG GCCTACTTCACAAGAAAAGTGTACCGTTACAGCATGCTGGTGCTGAACCCGGACTTCGTCGCTGCCGAAGTGGCCGAAATGTCTGCCGCAGCTGCTGCCGCCGAGCGATTATCGCAGCCGCCGCCAACATTCGCACCTCATAGGGATTCTGCCGAATACGTGCAACTTAATAAATTTGGATAA
- the LOC119382513 gene encoding uncharacterized protein LOC119382513 isoform X2: protein MDDCFDRLMFKNRPGIQTASSIFFTVNSILVMVFLFSVLMAEDAAVQLKLSSIDSNPAEIQFAGSLVVSSFYISSLMDLYLIIGIEDNSRVPMLAYMWWSSFTTMAHALALIAIAIWKSNKENVSGANRTIRRHCWFIRFIEGLLHKKSVPLQHAGAEPGLRRCRSGRNVCRSCCRRAIIAAAANIRTS, encoded by the exons ATGGACGACTGCTTTGACCGCCTAATGTTCAAGAACAGGCCCGGCATACAGACTGCGAGCAGCATTTTTTTC ACCGTGAACAGCATTCTGGTGATGGTGTTCCTCTTCAGCGTCCTGATGGCCGAGGACGCCGCCGTTCAGCTCAAGCTCAGCTCGATCGACAGCAATCCTGCAG AGATACAGTTCGCCGGTTCGCTGGTGGTGTCCTCATTCTACATCAGCAGCCTCATGGATTTATACCTTATCATCGGCATTGAAGAT AACTCGCGCGTCCCAATGTTGGCATACATGTGGTGGTCTTCGTTCACAACCATGGCACACGCCCTGGCTCTGATCGCCATCGCCATCTGGAAGAGCAACAAGGAGAACGTCA GTGGCGCTAATCGGACCATTCGTCGGCACTGCTGGTTTATTCGTTTTATTGAAG GCCTACTTCACAAGAAAAGTGTACCGTTACAGCATGCTGGTGCTGAACCCGGACTTCGTCGCTGCCGAAGTGGCCGAAATGTCTGCCGCAGCTGCTGCCGCCGAGCGATTATCGCAGCCGCCGCCAACATTCGCACCTCATAG
- the LOC119382513 gene encoding uncharacterized protein LOC119382513 isoform X3 encodes MDDCFDRLMFKNRPGIQTASSIFFTVNSILVMVFLFSVLMAEDAAVQLKLSSIDSNPAEIQFAGSLVVSSFYISSLMDLYLIIGIEDNSRVPMLAYMWWSSFTTMAHALALIAIAIWKSNKENVALIGPFVGTAGLFVLLKHAGAEPGLRRCRSGRNVCRSCCRRAIIAAAANIRTS; translated from the exons ATGGACGACTGCTTTGACCGCCTAATGTTCAAGAACAGGCCCGGCATACAGACTGCGAGCAGCATTTTTTTC ACCGTGAACAGCATTCTGGTGATGGTGTTCCTCTTCAGCGTCCTGATGGCCGAGGACGCCGCCGTTCAGCTCAAGCTCAGCTCGATCGACAGCAATCCTGCAG AGATACAGTTCGCCGGTTCGCTGGTGGTGTCCTCATTCTACATCAGCAGCCTCATGGATTTATACCTTATCATCGGCATTGAAGAT AACTCGCGCGTCCCAATGTTGGCATACATGTGGTGGTCTTCGTTCACAACCATGGCACACGCCCTGGCTCTGATCGCCATCGCCATCTGGAAGAGCAACAAGGAGAAC GTGGCGCTAATCGGACCATTCGTCGGCACTGCTGGTTTATTCGTTTTATTGAAG CATGCTGGTGCTGAACCCGGACTTCGTCGCTGCCGAAGTGGCCGAAATGTCTGCCGCAGCTGCTGCCGCCGAGCGATTATCGCAGCCGCCGCCAACATTCGCACCTCATAG
- the LOC119382513 gene encoding uncharacterized protein LOC119382513 isoform X4: MDDCFDRLMFKNRPGIQTASSIFFTVNSILVMVFLFSVLMAEDAAVQLKLSSIDSNPAEIQFAGSLVVSSFYISSLMDLYLIIGIEDVALIGPFVGTAGLFVLLKAYFTRKVYRYSMLVLNPDFVAAEVAEMSAAAAAAERLSQPPPTFAPHRDSAEYVQLNKFG, encoded by the exons ATGGACGACTGCTTTGACCGCCTAATGTTCAAGAACAGGCCCGGCATACAGACTGCGAGCAGCATTTTTTTC ACCGTGAACAGCATTCTGGTGATGGTGTTCCTCTTCAGCGTCCTGATGGCCGAGGACGCCGCCGTTCAGCTCAAGCTCAGCTCGATCGACAGCAATCCTGCAG AGATACAGTTCGCCGGTTCGCTGGTGGTGTCCTCATTCTACATCAGCAGCCTCATGGATTTATACCTTATCATCGGCATTGAAGAT GTGGCGCTAATCGGACCATTCGTCGGCACTGCTGGTTTATTCGTTTTATTGAAG GCCTACTTCACAAGAAAAGTGTACCGTTACAGCATGCTGGTGCTGAACCCGGACTTCGTCGCTGCCGAAGTGGCCGAAATGTCTGCCGCAGCTGCTGCCGCCGAGCGATTATCGCAGCCGCCGCCAACATTCGCACCTCATAGGGATTCTGCCGAATACGTGCAACTTAATAAATTTGGATAA
- the LOC119382513 gene encoding uncharacterized protein LOC119382513 isoform X5, whose product MAEDAAVQLKLSSIDSNPAEIQFAGSLVVSSFYISSLMDLYLIIGIEDNSRVPMLAYMWWSSFTTMAHALALIAIAIWKSNKENVALIGPFVGTAGLFVLLKAYFTRKVYRYSMLVLNPDFVAAEVAEMSAAAAAAERLSQPPPTFAPHRDSAEYVQLNKFG is encoded by the exons ATGGCCGAGGACGCCGCCGTTCAGCTCAAGCTCAGCTCGATCGACAGCAATCCTGCAG AGATACAGTTCGCCGGTTCGCTGGTGGTGTCCTCATTCTACATCAGCAGCCTCATGGATTTATACCTTATCATCGGCATTGAAGAT AACTCGCGCGTCCCAATGTTGGCATACATGTGGTGGTCTTCGTTCACAACCATGGCACACGCCCTGGCTCTGATCGCCATCGCCATCTGGAAGAGCAACAAGGAGAAC GTGGCGCTAATCGGACCATTCGTCGGCACTGCTGGTTTATTCGTTTTATTGAAG GCCTACTTCACAAGAAAAGTGTACCGTTACAGCATGCTGGTGCTGAACCCGGACTTCGTCGCTGCCGAAGTGGCCGAAATGTCTGCCGCAGCTGCTGCCGCCGAGCGATTATCGCAGCCGCCGCCAACATTCGCACCTCATAGGGATTCTGCCGAATACGTGCAACTTAATAAATTTGGATAA